The proteins below are encoded in one region of Mangifera indica cultivar Alphonso chromosome 7, CATAS_Mindica_2.1, whole genome shotgun sequence:
- the LOC123221836 gene encoding muscle M-line assembly protein unc-89-like: protein MATEAVSSEAHRKLEEKVDDFVVLASKDPKVQGAEDGKVKPSVLEALKDSISDAIKSKPEESEEKPKIVEQLKEIEPKLDMKSEEVTEKIETISTDSGKIDSPVPKVEAKVEAQPEQVAEKVKILSEEVDKLDLVAPEVESKAERQSEPVTVEVDKLVSVVAEVEAELGGQSEVTEKVETVSEESKKPVLVVPEVEAKQDAPSEVAPTEKDEESLVDKVEEKTCKEEETSLGISSEQVVSKDQEPEAAVKEDVVQSSIPDVIEEKEPSGVGAAETVSKEAVVEDSTQPIKEEGVKSTEARVTEKMSPEESTGEDKEVKNGSEEMAKDEKPAIDETNKDGKTEEKLDDATKAVSNPAEELPKSELKVKEREVSKDVDGTKTSQNLPKEAPAKPTQKQSNNLISKVKQSLVKAKKAIIGKSPTSKTKSDVNAK, encoded by the exons ATGGCTACTGAGGCTGTATCTTCTGAAGCTCATCGG AAACTTGAAGAGAAggtggatgattttgttgttttagcATCAAAGGACCCCAAAGTGCAAGGGGCTGAGGATGGGAAGGTTAAGCCTTCAGTACTCGAGGCTCTGAAAGACTCTATTTCTGATGCTATTAAGAGCAAGCCAGAGGAATCTGAAGAGAAACCAAAGATTGTTGAACAACTGAAAGAAATTGAACCAAAATTAGATATGAAATCTGAGGAGGTAACTGAAAAGATTGAGACCATCTCCACAGATTCAGGAAAAATAGATTCCCCCGTTCCTAAAGTTGAGGCAAAAGTGGAGGCACAACCTGAACAGGTAGCTGAAAAGGTTAAAATCTTGTCTGAGGAGGTTGACAAACTGGACTTGGTAGCTCCTGAAGTTGAGTCAAAAGCAGAAAGGCAATCTGAACCAGTAACTGTGGAGGTTGATAAACTGGTTTCGGTTGTTGCTGAAGTCGAAGCAGAATTAGGAGGGCAATCTGAAGTGACAGAAAAGGTTGAGACTGTATCTGAAGAGAGCAAAAAACCAGTTCTGGTTGTACCTGAAGTCGAGGCAAAACAAGACGCACCATCTGAAGTTGCGCCTACGGAAAAAGATGAAGAGAGCTTGGTTGATAAGGTTGAGGAGAAAACTTGCAAAGAAGAGGAAACTAGTCTAGGCATAAGTTCAGAACAAGTTGTTTCAAAAGATCAGGAACCTGAAGCTGCTGTGAAAGAAGATGTAGTTCAATCTTCTATTCCTGATGTCATAGAAGAGAAGGAACCAAGTGGAGTTGGAGCTGCTGAAACTGTTTCAAAAGAGGCAGTGGTTGAGGATTCAACTCAGCCTATTAAAGAGGAGGGTGTCAAGAGCACTGAAGCTCGAGTTACTGAAAAGATGTCTCCAGAAGAGAGCACTGGAGAAGATAAAGAAGTGAAAAATGGGAGTGAAGAGATGGCAAAAGATGAGAAACCAGCCATAGATGAAACAAACAAAGATGGGAAAACAGAAGAAAAGCTGGATGATGCCACTAAAGCTGTTAGCAATCCGGCTGAAGAACTCCCAAAATCTGAGTTAAAAGTGAAGGAAAGGGAGGTCTCCAAGGATGTGGATGGTACAAAAACATCCCAGAACCTGCCAAAAGAAGCTCCTGCCAAGCCTACTCAAAAGCAGTCAAACAACCTTATATCAAAGGTGAAACAGTCACTTGTGAAGGCAAAGAAAGCTATCATTGGAAAATCTCCAACTTCAAAAACCAAGAGTGATGTGAACGCCAAATAA